A stretch of DNA from Sebastes umbrosus isolate fSebUmb1 chromosome 14, fSebUmb1.pri, whole genome shotgun sequence:
taaaacggagcgtttcagacagagcgtgaatacaggtatattcagacatacaagataagaaaaataatgtgttttttgaacattaaagcatgtaaacatgttctagtagaaacccaaaatacaagtatgaacctgaaaatgagcataatatgggacctttaatgcggGTGACATTTACAGCACGTAGTACAAACTCACTGGTGATGTGGTTCATGCTTTTTGGGATTTAAATTGTCAAGATGCACATATACCAAATAGGCTATATTATACAGCGAATAACAGGCTGTATAATCTAAGCTGCAGCGTTGTGTGGCACCATTAGAGAGTTGCCACAGGTAGGCTGAAGGCTGCACAGCAAACCCTCTGCTGTATGTCAAATTAATGGCAGTTGAGCCCAGAGGACATGGCACTGGTTTGAcgatcagagtgtgtgtgtgtgagtgtgtgacctATATTTTTGCAGGGCGCTGTCAGCAGATCCGCCTGCACAGCTACAACTGGGCTGCTTTTAAAAGAGggatcgaaaaaaaaaaaaaggggaacttctcttctctttcatcAGTGCTTCAGTTAAACAAGCTCTGGTGACACAGTGTTGTCACCTGCAGTGCTATAGAGGGTTATATATTTGTTAGCCTATTATTACACAAGTCTCTAGATAAAACTGACTGATGTGGAGAGAGATGATTGGAGACAAAACTGGTAATTTCAGCTCCCTTTGGGTGCAGCATTAAAAAATGCTGGGTGCAGTTATAACAGAACATGTTATGTGAGTTTTAATAGAAGTGTGTGCATCTATTGTAAATGCATGTGCAGTTATAACAGAACATGTTATGGGAGTTTGAATAGAAGTGTTTGCATCTattgtaaatgcatctgcaGTTATAACAGAACATGTTATAAATGCACGTGCAGTTATAACAGAACATGTTATGTGAGTTTTAATAGAAGTGTTTGCATCTattgtaaatgcatctgcagttaaaacagaacatgttATAAATGCATCTGCAGTTAAAACAGAACATGTCATGTGAGTTTTAATAGAAGTGTTTGCATCTattgtaaatgcatctgcaATTATAATAGAACATGTTATGTGAGTTTAAATATGCATCTattgtaaatgcatctgcaGTTATAACAGAACATGTTATGTGAGTTTTTATATGCATCTATTGTAAATGCATCTGCTATTTATTAACACCCACTCATGATATGTGCTTGAAAAAACACTCAGAAGTATTGTTTTCTCATGTGAATCAGCTgttggaggaggatgagaggaggaggttcCCAGGAGCTTTGCTATcgaaaagaaataacacaacTGCACAAGTAGATGTAGTGCTGTTACAGTTAGGTAGTGATTTATTTGAATTTCCAGATATCCAGTACGCACGGAATAAACCCCAACCTCTGTGCctggtctcctcctctcctcctcctctcctgacGTCATGCACCGAGCTGAGGCACGAAAAGAGCTGCTTGCAGCCGCACCACTGTGGAGATCTGTGTGCTCATAGCCAGGACTGTGCagaggaagtgagagagagagagagagagagagagagagagagaggaggagaggtggagggaatATACAGTTGGATTTTTTGGATACAACTGGAAAACTACCAAGCGCGCACATTACGCACCGAGCAGAAAGGCACACATCAACGCACATTTCTCTccccccatccctccctccaccctttGCGATCGGATTCAACCGAGAATGGAGCTCCCTGCCGCCGGAGAGCACGTCTTTGCGGTGGAGGGCATCGAGAAGAAGCGCATCCGCAAGGTAACACACGGTGCATGGTTGCAAAATGAAATATTGctggtgtgttgttttttttttggacatgaGCCTTAACCAGATTTTCTCTCCACCATCACAACAGGGCAAGATCGAGTACCTGGTCAAGTGGCGAGGCTGGTCTCCCAAGTAAGTCTGCATGCACTGAAATGGAGAAGAAATGCACAATTTTGCAACAGAATCTCACTTATAGATGGTATCGATCTGGGGGTTTTACGCGCACAGAGTGTGTGGTTGTTTGTGGCtgactgtgcgtgtgtgtgtgtgcgcgtaaACTGGAGGAGCGCGGTCGGtatgtgtttcagtgtttcagtggaTCCGCGGATGCCTTCACTAATTTATGCAAAGGGAAGAGGGAAGGGGGTAGTAGGCACAGCCATGTAATCcccttttaattatttctgcTCTGCCAGCGAATTTACGAGACAGTGGTGCTAAAATGGCCGACTGTATGTTGGTGCTGGAGGACCGTTTGGAGAGCACATatactctctatatatataaatatctatatctatatacagAGACATGTTTGCTGTGCAGTTGCATGGTTGATGTGCTGCAGCAGGAATGTGGCTGGTAGTTGTTGCACATTCAGATTGAAGGACGTCTCCAAAAAACGCATCTTTTGGTGCGTAACCGCCTCACCTGTCCACTCCACACTGACGTGCGCAAAGAtgtgggaatgtgtgtgtgtgtgtgtttgtgtgtgtgtgtgtgtgaggcctgCTGTGTGTCAGTTAGAAAAAGGAAGTTTGCACGTGACAGCTCAGTGAcagttgctctctctctctctttttccctctctctctctctctctcctccctgcagATACAACACATGGGAGCCAGAGGAAAACATCCTTGACCCGCGTCTCCTGGTTGCATTTCAacacaggtgagacagagagacagagacagagagagagatgtggacTTTGGACGAGGCCGCAGCAGCCTCCAGTTCAGCCTTACCATATATAGGCATGGGAGGAGGGGCGCTCCAGTAACTCTAGCACtgatctccctcctcctcctcctcttcctcaccctcctcttcctcctcaccctcctcctcctccccacagGACTGTCCCTGGGGGAAAAGGACTGGGGATGTGGTAGTGAGAATTCCCTAAATCACACTAATGGGAATATTGGACACGCGGATATATGCATGGATGTAGACGCAAATTGTCAGATTATCATCTTATTACATGATTTTGTGTCAGGAATCATGTCGTGACccggtttcacacaaaaaactgccttcttttttttttgccaggcAGTGCATGATGGACCAGTGAAAATGGAAAAGCAATGCTCTCCATGTGGATCAAACTACCAATATCTGTTTATAAGttttaggggtgggaaaaaaaatgtattcacctatgcatcgcaatttcttttttttttacgattttgaatttttaaatgccagaatcgatatatttacttcatttgagtctatgtggaggtagaacgAAGTTACCGCTtctattgttgtagtctgagtaacgtgacgtcgtatccgttccgtatccgttctgtatccgtcaaccaaaacaaaccgcagtgagcCGCAACGCGAAAGTACAAAACAGCGAAGGGTCTGCTttgatacgacctgcaccctcacttgttaaatccagcgtggtaaacactacacatccagtaaagtatggaaacactttgggtttcacacattgcaggaaaagcagagctagacatcacggctaaagctgcatgctaactctgttacggacaggaaacgttatcgtatcgcggtaacgtgcggtcaagccggccgtcactctcatctccgtggtcaaatgggccgacgctacaactgtagagcacccagatactgacatttatgttaaatgcattcaaacggccccgatggagctgaccatggatgtataaagagaacggagctgacggaagagctagagacggacttggcgaagttagaggaagtatacacgtgggactacgtccagttttcaaaataaggtgttaacaaagggaactgtatatacaaaatatggaaataagattgattggattatattcaccagaagtagaAAACAtaacatgtcccttataaattaaaaagaaaataccactaatttgtgagggaaatgtctttattctttgatatatttgacttcaggacatctctgactacatacaagctgaaaattaaacattcttactgtattaatttagatattttccaaagtaaaagtccctagaagtgtatgattcaactttttatcatggtctagtgttaaaaaagttaaaaattgcaatacttagAAATGGCAAAACATATTGAATTGGCacctaagtatcgtgatagtattgaatcaggagataggtgaatcgtcccagccctactactAAGTTTGCAACTGTAAAGCTTCAGCAGGACAGGTGCTGACCGAGCAGCTGCTCTCCAGAGTCTGATTGTTTTCATTCAGGGTGCAGCAGCTTGTTGTGGTTTCATGTGAGGAGGCCAAGCTGCAGCCTGATGGGATTCTCATCACTAGTCTGAGATCTTCTAACAGGCTGACTTCATACAGCGAGAAAAGTAGTACTATAGTTCAGACGCCTCGCGTGCAGCTGCCGCCTTTATTTTACCTTTCGGTGTTGTGGAAACAGAATATCTCACCTTGGCTGCGTCAACCTGCATTCAATCTTGGGTCAGGAGGAGGCTTAAGGGAGGCCTGTAAGATAATCAGAAACACATCGATGTCAATCTCAGAGGTTGAGATGTTAATGAATACAAATGCTGATGTCGTTTTAGCCCCCCCCTTCCCGTGGCGCGTGCACACCAACATCTCGCTGCTGGACCCCATGAGGCCTGTGAGATGTGCTCTCTCTGTAGGCCAGCAGGCCCGCTCGTTTGGGACTGGGTAAAGACACGATGGTGGGGGAAAGGAATTTCTGAAAAGGCTAATTGACACGCAGTGCTCTCTCCAGCGTTTCCAGTGCACCGCTCTCATATTCCCCCGCAGCCTGCCtgcctggctgtgtgtgtgtgtgtgtctggctctTTGCTGATGGTCATGGAGTGCTGCCTCTGCGccgtgtgtatgtgcgtgtgtgtgtgtgtgtgtgtgtgtgtgtggattccTCTCTGCTCCCAGAGGATGGGGGAGGGGATCCGACAAGGGAGGCTGTAATTGCCAAATCTTCTGTGAATAGGGGTCACCCCGTTGGACGCTGTTTTGAAATCGCACACATTATGAGACGTAGACTGTTTATTGTGGCAATTTTCTGGCGGCTCTGATAGTTTGAACATCTGCAGCAAGAGAGGGCCAACAATAGAGCTGGATTTACGCGTGCCTGGTGAAGCCTGTGTGCAGGCCCGGCCTTCACCCACCGCTGGTTATTTATGAGCCAATGATGAGTCAAGGTTTATATCAGGGAGCGATATTTCAACCCCAGTGCTCGCTGTAGCCGGTACAACAATAACACGTTTCCCTCTCGTTCCTCCCTCTATGAAAACAGCTCCAAAGAGATGTTTGCTATTTGTCAGACACTCATCACCCTACATTTCCAGAGTGTGGGCATTGTGTTGCACAAGGGTGGTGGTTTGGGTGTTTTCAACAGCAGCACGTATCCCAGAAGTGCCGTTGTATTTATCCCATTTCATCCCTCACGACCCTAATTAGAGATTGAATGTAAGAAGGAACAGGGCGTGCGGCAGGAGGGAGGATGTTTGAGAGACAAGGAGAGGGTTTTTTTCCCTGCTGTAGCCTTAATTGAATTTCTCCGGGATAATGAGAATATGGAACGGGGCCGATTACCATGGAGAGCTATGCAAATAAGGACCATAATGCTTTGCAGCAGGTCACATGTGGGCATTCATTAGTCCTCCAAATCTAAATTCCACTTTTGACCTTGAATAGGTAGAAGGAAATGAGCCCTCCAAACGTAAAATCTTCCACGTGatataattagattttttaatgcataAAGGTGAAACACTGTCCCTCACATGATGTGTTGTATATAAAAGGTAAATATGGGTGCAAGGAAATGTaattatcttttttgttttcgcAGGGAGAGGCAGGAGCAGCTGATGGGATATCGCAAACGAGGACCGAAACCAAAACATCTTATACTCCAGGTAATTATTCATCATCAAATGAGTCATCACAGACATGACTGTGTCCTGCTTTTCCCGTTAAAGTTTCACTCTGAGAGGCCAGAAAGGGGGGGAAGGGGCTTGTCAGGTGTTGTAGAGCTGCAGTCATTACGGTCGCGGTTATTAATAGATTTCTATGAGAGCGATGGAGTAAGAGGCGAAGAGAGAGGATGGGGTTCGACAGCTACGGGATTTGTCTGCAAACTCATCATGAAACAGGGTTTGTTTTGCCCGAGGTTACGCATGCGTCGCTTGAGTGCACTCGTTTTATCTGCATGctcattatttctttatgttAAATAGCTTTATATGCTAAACACTGTTTTTTAAAGAGAGCGTGTTATTGTCGGGGTCTTTTTGCACAAAGTGAATCTGTACCGGGagaatgttttctttcatttccccggttgcaaaagacaaaaaatagacGTCCTGAAAGTAGCACTTGTGTCATGCTTTGACTATCTTACCTCGGGCCTTCTCAGGACCGCATTCTGAGCCCAATGTGATTATATATTTTGAGAGAGACTCGGAGCTGATTGCTATGCAGTGTCACTCCTTAAGAGGCACAGCACCCTGCCAGAGTCACACGTGGCCAGCAATCAGGGATAAAGCGTGACATGTCTGGTGGCACTTCTCTGACCCCGAGGTCACAGCCGGAGCGTCTTGAGCGTTCTGCTGCAGTGCCCCTCTGACGGCCCGAAGGGTCAGCATGTAcaaggggagggggaggggacgggagggtgggagggaggTCATAAGCTGAGCACTGATTGGATAGTTAAACTTCCATTTTTATCTGAATTTTCAGTGTGCAGGTTTGCATATTTTATCTGCTGTTAgagatcctttttttttgtagggGCACTACAGCAACTTTACTCCTAAAAAGTCAGCTTACTCATTACGTTCAGCCTGTGAAAACGGTTTTATATTGGCTCCTGTCAGCTTGGTCGCACGAAAAGCCGTGTAAatgacgtgtcatttgtatgccatatagtctgtactgactgcaatgtaaacgtatctgcgtaaatatgctacactcagagctagttacatagaataaaaagcgagaaaggaACGTTTATAGTGGGCAGGGAAGtggattggtccaacaaacacaggactttcaaccaggagaccggtgttcgtaactggtgttttgttttgttttgtaagctacgttagtgacgtgttttctgtactttgtttacgtacttattttaaggccaaccatgacgtttttcctaaacctaactaagtggttttgttgcccaacCTGTTGCGTGGCGTAAATATTACACACGAAAAGACATTAGCTTTTAGCCAGGCAGGGAGGGTAAAACACATTGAGGCAAGTGATTGCATTATGGGGAATGTAGGATCTGGACTTCATAGAGGTTCATATATACTATGGATTGAAAATCATATCTCAGCCTCTGTTGCTTTGATTCTTTTGTTAATCTGTTTCTCAGGAGCCCCCCCAACAAGTACAATACTAAATTGgcttaatttttatttattactgaaaggataactttggtatttttcaatctggaccctattttcccatgtttttgttcataagtgactaatggggaacACTTGAGGTAAAAGAAACGTTTAATTTTTCTGTAGGGTCTtttctataatgttgtcagacacttataataactaGCTGAGCCTGTCTGTGGCAAAAAACAAGCTTTTTATTGGAATTAAACTAATGGTTGGGGCCAGGTTGCCCCAgagattacattacagcttgttttgcAGCTaccggttacagcgttctccctcaatactggaccagtttcagagaGTGTTGTCCCCaatagtcacttagacacaaaacatgggaaaattggattgaaaaatacaaaagttatcctttaaagaCACCCAGAATCCCAatcctcattattattacttgACTCATCATATTCTGGACTTGATGAAAACAGGTGAAATGTTAAATTTGGTGTCTCGTCTCTTTCTTCAAGGTACCCTCATTTGCCAGGAGGTCCTGTATCCCCGCAGGTTTCGAGGAATCATCTCAGGATGCAGAGGCTAGCTTCAAGTCCGATCCCGTCCCGGTCCAGCGGCCCCAGCCTCAACAGTACCAGCTCAACAGCAAGAAGCACCATCAGTACCAGCCCAGCAGCCAGGAGATCCCCACCGACCAGCCGACCAACGGCAAGAAGAAGTTCATCTACCAGCTCAACAGCAAGAAGCACCACCACTACGAGCCTGACCCGAGCATGTACGACGCCCAGGCCTCCAGGCTCAAAGAGGTGGTCAAAGTCCAGGAGCCGGCCAGTAAACCGGCAAATCCTGGCTGGAACTTACCGCTGGCCCTGCAGCAGAAATGGGTCCGAGACAAAGACACAGGCTGCTTGAGCAAAGTCAAAGAGTTGGCGGTGGAGGTGAGGAAAACAGCCGTTAAAGACGCTGAGAGCGAACACGCCCTTAAACCCAACCCTAAAGACGCGACCCTGCCTAGCACCCTTAGCAGCAAAATGAAGATAatcaagaacaagaacaagaacggACGTATTGTTATCGTCATGAGCAAATATATGGACAGCAACAAGGTTCACGGAGCGAAGGGTAAACACGGGGAGTCGTCGGGCGAAGTGAAACCCCAAAACGCCAAACCGTCGGAGAACAATCCAGCGCACACAACCAAAATGGTGGAGCACCCGGAGAACGGTATCCCCAAAGAGCTCCGTAACGGCGGCTCCCTGCCCGGAGCGGAGCATCCCATAAAGTGTTCCCCAAAGGACAGGCATTTCTCCAAACCTTCGCCGAGCACGGCAGAGGAATACAACACCGAAGTGGCTCGCGGTCAGGCTGATTTACCGGACGATCTGCCCCTTCAGCTGACCGCCAGCTCGCCCATGACGTCCTGGGCTGTCGACACCAACATCCCGACGCCTACATCCGTCGACCATATCAGGATCCCTTCTTTTACCAGCGACCGCAAACGAAAGATATCGGATCCCGCGGATGACAGGAGCGTCTCCAAGACGTACCTGACTTCCAGAAGCTTCAGCGTACCCAGCACTGTGGTCACGCCACCTCAGGACAAACCTATGGACCTCCACTGTAGCGGCCCGCGCCACAGCAGCACATGTACGTACGAGGCGACGGACAGCCAAGAGGAGCCGATGGATCTCAGCTGCCCAAAGACTAAGAAACAGGAGGAGATACAGCCGGAGATACAACCGGAGCCCGAACCTGCCGTCACAAACGCACCTCCCGTGATAGAAGACGAACAGAAATCTAAAGAAAAACCTGCTAAGAAAATCTCCCCTTTTATGGGAAATATCATAATCACTGACATCACAACAAACAGTCTCACCGTCACCTTCAAGGAATACGTTTCTTTCTAAGAAACAAAATACCAGCGACCGATTGGATGAATCCTGTTAATATGTGCATATTGTAAAAATATCAGAATTTTGTATATGTGGaaatttataatttatcatTCAAATTCAATATGTTtcttataatgttttatactgtaaCTCCTCTTCTGTGACGTCGTAGCCAAGAAAGTGCCCTCGAGGATTTGAGCGAATGCATTCAGGTGGATGTGTtccactttaaaaaataataataataatgatttgtCATAATGGGATCCTTTTTTTGCCGTTGTTTCATACCTGTACCAAACTTATAACCTGAGATGTATGAAGGTTTATACATATTTTGTATGAATAATATCACTTATTTTGGTCCTGATAGAAGGTAGAGAGGATGTTTGTTGAGTATGTGGTGATCAAAGATCAAATTGAAAGCACTTAATTACATTTTCACATGTTGGTTTGTGTCATTACGAGCGGAGAAACAGCTTCTCTTTATTTGGCTTTTAACTCCAGGACAGGCGCCGTCATCCGCATATTTTAATACACGTTTTGTTTTGTGGCTTGTTTCAGAAAACATGACATGCAAATCTTGAAAAAGCAGGTGTGTCTGAATACAGTGTAAACACAATGTGTGACTCGGCTGTGTCAACAAccttaaaagaaaaatgtcccGGTCTTCTTTTCATCTTTTGTCAGGTTATTGTGTTGCCGTTGAGACACAACAAAGCCGTCAGTGAATAACCCGATCTATTGCTATGTTGCACACTTCACCTTTAAAGCAAACATATATGGAATAAAATGTGACGTCTCAAAGGTCAGTTAACCATTAAGAAAATGGTGTCATTTATC
This window harbors:
- the cbx4 gene encoding E3 SUMO-protein ligase CBX4, translating into MELPAAGEHVFAVEGIEKKRIRKGKIEYLVKWRGWSPKYNTWEPEENILDPRLLVAFQHRERQEQLMGYRKRGPKPKHLILQVPSFARRSCIPAGFEESSQDAEASFKSDPVPVQRPQPQQYQLNSKKHHQYQPSSQEIPTDQPTNGKKKFIYQLNSKKHHHYEPDPSMYDAQASRLKEVVKVQEPASKPANPGWNLPLALQQKWVRDKDTGCLSKVKELAVEVRKTAVKDAESEHALKPNPKDATLPSTLSSKMKIIKNKNKNGRIVIVMSKYMDSNKVHGAKGKHGESSGEVKPQNAKPSENNPAHTTKMVEHPENGIPKELRNGGSLPGAEHPIKCSPKDRHFSKPSPSTAEEYNTEVARGQADLPDDLPLQLTASSPMTSWAVDTNIPTPTSVDHIRIPSFTSDRKRKISDPADDRSVSKTYLTSRSFSVPSTVVTPPQDKPMDLHCSGPRHSSTCTYEATDSQEEPMDLSCPKTKKQEEIQPEIQPEPEPAVTNAPPVIEDEQKSKEKPAKKISPFMGNIIITDITTNSLTVTFKEYVSF